The DNA segment atgcatgtgaatggatgttatacgTAGTACGTGTTATATGTatgttaatgaaaaaaatatttaaaagatgaaagaatagacgcttttaaacgaaaagaaagaaaactactttttctaaaatgacttttatgaaaagagaaacttattttaaaacgacttttacgaaaagaaagaaaactgttttcttttaaaatgactttacaaaagaaatgaactgaagaaccgtaagaactgtaagaaagGATTATACGAACTGTAAAGGACTGAAGgactgaaaagaaaaagaatgactataaatgaatgaaaggatTGAATGGATAACGTATGAGAATACGTAACGGCCAGATGAATTGAAATGGAAATAGTACCAAATGAATAGACTGGACTGGGTAAATTGCAATGTtgagtaagtagtactggtagtgcacctagtgctacaccctaacggaatggatttccaacccgtggccactggcagaatcaggtccaaaaaaATGCTAACCCCAGCACAAGGGGCACAATAGTGTGCAACAGCCAATGAAAGTAATAAGaaagaatggatgcatgttaagaaagaatgcatgtatgtatgtatgaatgtatgaatgtatgGATGCATGAACGTATGTAAGAAAAGAAGTATACATGAAcagattctttaagaaatgaatgcAGCGATGTgcggggaactgttttaaagaagaaaacatatttttaaagaaaaacctcatctcgcaacgttttaaaatgaaaattccatgactgaaaacctatgttactatattttaactatatgaagtaatgtttacgagtcatcaactcattttagtttttatgtgtgccctcccagggacaaaATGAGTATGACAGGACAAGACGGGCACAATCCAAGGAAAATAGCATGAAGGCTTAGGCAAAATATTTTGTACAAGAAaccttaattataaaaatttaatgttttccgttgtaatattttaattaggaaaatgaattttatttataacatagaatcttttgtatcctggcatgaaaggaaaatgaatttaaaagaaattgtaATTCCCGTCGATTTccatcaaaatcattttgaaaatgaCCCACCATGAGGACAGGCGTTATACCTTGCCCCCGCCTACAAGCCATACTATGGGCGGGGGAACTCCCGCCACCAGCTATGCAGGCGGGGTAATTCGCCCAGCCACACGGGGGAGGGGTGGACGAGCAGTGGGGTAGCGGGGGTGGGACCCCGTGCCCACCCCTAGAAGCAAGGGTTTACTagaagcaattttttttttctttttaaattacggttaaaaaataaagtcaaaatacaaacaaactTCTATAATAactagtagttgggcaacgtccaAAGGACGTTCGCCCaatgtatagaaatattatttttaagaattaatgttattttgattaaggaaatttttttgattaataatgtaatgcttttagaaaaaaatatatataatttctaacatcaaatagtaagatagacttaaataagttttaaaatatttagaattaaaattttattatttactactgCATGTGCTCCTGAGTATGGCTAGAAATAACAAATACGTGAAAAAAGAGCCTTGAACCAAAACTGTGCAGTGCAGGAGACAAACCGTTAACAGTAAAGTAACATGCAGAGCacgttttcttagtttaataaagcgattatttttaaaaagtgatatattttttataaagaaataaaatactaaggtttttataggatattattatttgattttaatgtttcataatgaatttaaattgataaataaataatattttattgaaataattgtattcgtaaatgtagttggtaaatagatttaaatttaattattttacatttctctttgtttatataaggaatgaatagaaattttaaatcacatatataaatttatatataaattataatttatataaaatatcatatatatatataatagaatatagaatatgtatttatatagatatatataatagaaatatatatatctaatatacttcataaataaatgatcatcaatacATGGGTTTCGGCATTGATGTATGCTGcatgaattttgataattatgaatttatttataaattattagagagaaatattaaaaaattaagaacttttaataagagagagaaagtcattttaatttatttatacaactaactgttttaattttagtagtaaaataataaaaattatgaaactaATAAAATTCTATTAGATCACAACTTTATGAGTTTttctacatacaagcacagtcgcgcactaatctgtgtaccaatactgatttattcatacttaaaatttaaattaatactgttttcaataaaatctattttttgaccaatcacatcatattggtgcacagattagtgtacaattatgcttgcaactatatttttcccaactttatatatataaagatttaaAGCAAATTTCTTACGTGACAAAGAAATTCGTAAATActaaatagattatttattatttatcgaATGAAAATATAAAGGTGTCCAGAAACATGAAGACGACACGTCCTCGAGAAGTTTCAGAATGCGGGGCGAGGAGGCCAGGACCTTGCTCGGGTTCCCTCCCAATTCTCGCCCTACCCTCCCTCAGGTATTTAATCGACACGTATATCTAATTCAGCCCGAGAAACTTGGTTCTGCTTAACGAGGGATTTTGCTCATGATAATTGTTATGATTATAATATCACTTTTTAGGAttcaagtttatatttttgggcTCGACACATTTCGGATTTTGAGTTATAGTTTGATACGGTAGCTGAATTACTTGAATTTGGGTTGTAGTTTCTGGTTCATACTGGAGTGCGGTCACGTTGAATAGCGATTTTGTGGGATGTACAAATTGTGGTTTTTGGTTCACccagtttttttattatctgaTTGATTATTAGGCCAATTGGGGGTGAGCTATGATTGTAGGTTAAAGCCGCTTACAGAAGGAAGGTATGGGAGTCTCATCCTGACCTTTTTCCTGCTCAAGAAAAGCCTCATGCAGAATATAAGTTCAAATTGGTAAGGATACAGTGCCTATACATAAGGAAGCTTCGGTATTTGTACTTTTTTCCTGTTTGCGTTGTTAGTTTTATTGTTACATGTATATAGTAGACTCTTTTATTGAAATTATTGAAACACTCTTGAAGATATTTAGGTATAGTTTGGGGTATCACTAGTTCACTCGCCTAAAACATTTCTGGGCTGTACTTAATTTATGTTGGGGATTATCATTTGTGATCAATGAAATGATCAACCCTAGATTTAGTACAGGAGAAAAGTGGAATACTGTATGTTTGTGAGTGATAAAAGAATCAACGTAGATTCTCCACACTGAGTTGAGGTTCAATCTTACCTAGTAGATTCTCTACACTGAGTTTCATTCACATAACATATTACTTTGATCTGTATTCATGGAATAACTTACTTCAATATGTGAATTTGCTGCAGATTTCAGAAGCATACTCTTGCCTGCTGTCTGGTAATTCTTCTTTTATAAGAGAATGAATTAGTACAATAAAGTCATGGTTGGCAAACTCCCAAATGGACTAAAAAGTTACTAGACGAACTTTTCACTCTCAGTTCAATCTCATAATGTGGGATAATTGGCTCAAGATGTTAATGAAAGTTCACTCTAAAATTTTGGAATGAAGCATGTCTGAATCCTGGCACTTTATGCTGTTTCAGTTCTGTTGAAATGGCCTTAATTTGATTGAgcgttttttctttaatattttatgtattcaTTTTATGGTTTGGTTCTTTTTTGTCTCCCTTCGTTCATCCTGGCCACAGATATTCAGaatatctgtgaatagtaatgaaatggtttgtagatagtagtgaaatggtttgagttatgatgttttattgggttttgggaaagaagagggaaaaagttgaataaaaatattataaagttaaaaaattgtttgaatacaatttttgttttgaaattttaaaaagttgtattgttttttgtgctttgtttggaagtttggaaaagttgtaatgattaggtaatgatttgatgaaaaagttgaaaatttaaaattgaaaagtgttgtgtttgagtgatatttgggaaAGAAATATATGAGAATACCTAAGAATACCTCAGAGGCCAAACTAGCCCTTAGCCTTGCTCAGGTGATACATTCAAGGATTCTGAAAAAAGGCCATCTGGATATTCTGGGGCCATGGGACAGATTGCAGTTGCAAAGGAAGTCCAGCGTATCAAACAGGAAAATACATTGTAAGACTTAAatatcttttcttccttttgccTTGTGGATGCTACTGGCATAGCTGACCTGTCAATGGAAAGTCTATATAATAAAAGTTGTATATCTGTTTGTTTACTTATTTGAGTCAAACTTTCTAACAAGATATCCCAAGTAATCGTTTttacattttctattttttcttttttcgtttcttTGGAAAAAATTCAAGTCATAAATTGATTGTTTGGAATCTATTACAATTTTGGAATATGTTTGTTGGACCAAAGCATTTTTCTTAAGATACTATTCCTATCAACAAATGTATTCTTCTCAATAAGCCAAATCAGACGAGGGTACAGAAGTTGAGAAACTTGTCTTAAATGTCACATTTTGGAAGGAGATGAAATATTCTAACTTCACTAGCTGTCCTTTCTGGAATGTGATAGAACACCCCAGGCACACATTATTCTAGCATCCTTTCTGCATGGCTGCTTGCTTTCTCAATCCATCATACCACTATCAACCGATTTCATAACGGTGTGAGAACAAATTACcgtatatatttcataatttttactattttcccatatttagatttatatttttcttctatGCTGTAGCATCCTGAGGTGATTCATGGTCTAAATGAGTGTAATGTTTGACTAGAACCAGAAGATGAGAAAAGAATTTCTGTATCAATGCAGGTACTGGCTTCTTattgtttttatcttatggctaactACACGAGAACTAATTTCAATGCAGCTTAGTTGCTTCCTTGGTATTTCATGGTGAGAATATTCATTTCTCTGCAATAAAACAGTTACAATTGCTTCTTTTAAAAACTGTTCTactgttttttttaaaaacaaaattctgatgTTCATGTCAGATTCCTGACTTTGTCTCTGCCAAAGCTGACTTTGGAATGGATTTGGCTATAGGTACCAGTGCAGAGTTTGATCCAGGTGATACAGCTGAGACAATACACGTTACTTAATTAgtcaaaaaaattttagttgGTAAAATATCATGGTCAGAAAGTTTTTCTGTTCCCTATTGTCCCATTAGCTGCATGTGGCAATAGCATGGTATAAGTTGCTTAAAGATGCAATGAATTGCTATATGCATACTAAGTTCGGTATGATCATCTTCTGGAGGTGAACATACTTGGTATATCTATGATCATCTTTGGTCACTACTACCTGCAACTTAGAGTACGTTAGGGCTGCAAACAAACCGAGTCAAGCCGAATTCGAATAAGGTTACTCAAGCTCAATTAGCATGTTTACTTGTTTGAACTCAACTCGAACTCGAATAAGACTTAATATCATAGTTCGAATCAGCTCATTAACCATTAATGTTGTTCAAATTTGGCTCGAGCtcaactaaaaataaacaaacgagTCGAACTCAAGTAGCTCGAGCTCAAactcctttatttatttttattattattattattattttaattctaattcttatcttttgattaatgtaaaaaaatttaaaattttacaaaagatttaaccatttaactattcaatcaaactgattaaaaaaatcttattatataactttttataaaacaaattaacttataaattaaaaaaataatacataatataaatgtattaaaataaaccatttaatttatagataacataataaatcaaaaaatctagttgtataatatattattataaaatataagttatgaatatattataccTTACATtattaaatatcatatttattaatgtATTACAAGCATATGATATTAAGTATATAGTTATAACATATAAGTtcatgtacatatattacactataaaaatataagaatatgcaactataaataataagtaatagTATAACTTACAATACGTGTTATCATTTATCTAGTATTATGAAAGCCATATTGTGTATAAGGTTAATGATATGATTCCTTAATTAAAAAGAGAccatcaagttatgttatgatgtgcatgatatatacaaattatagtTAATCAATTATAGTTAATTTGGTAATTGTTTCAAGTAAATGTGTATCCACTCATTCATTTACTACTATATCAATAGACTATAATCTATGTAACAATTAGAAaagtaatatataacattatgtTATATTACAGAATACATAATTATCCTAAAAACACTTTGGgaacataataaatatattaaataaggtaaaatatatattattaatttataattaagtatataaatacaactaatatgtaataaatataaCACATATATTCTACACATTACGAGCTTCAAAACGAGCTCAAATGAATCAAGTCGAGCTTATGTGAGCTTTGTTCATGAATCTAAACtgagtcaagtcaagtttataCGAGTTTTACTCATTTAATATTCTAGCCAATATTAGTGTTTACGAatatctcatttattaaatgaactgAATTCGAACCGAGTATATACGAGCCGAGCTCGAACTGTTTACGAGCTGCTATGTTCATCTACAACCCTAGAGTATGCCG comes from the Carya illinoinensis cultivar Pawnee chromosome 8, C.illinoinensisPawnee_v1, whole genome shotgun sequence genome and includes:
- the LOC122318565 gene encoding uncharacterized protein LOC122318565 isoform X1, producing MRGEEARTLLGFPPNSRPTLPQVKAAYRRKVWESHPDLFPAQEKPHAEYKFKLISEAYSCLLSGDTFKDSEKRPSGYSGAMGQIAVAKEVQRIKQENTLYWLLIVFILWLTTRELISMQLSCFLGISWCKRRRFN
- the LOC122318565 gene encoding uncharacterized protein LOC122318565 isoform X3; its protein translation is MRGEEARTLLGFPPNSRPTLPQVKAAYRRKVWESHPDLFPAQEKPHAEYKFKLISEAYSCLLSGDTFKDSEKRPSGYSGAMGQIAVAKEVQRIKQENTLYWLLIVFILWLTTRELISMQLSCFLGISWYQCRV